A segment of the Herpetosiphon gulosus genome:
TTCCCGCCGATACCTACAGTCGGATTCGGGCGCTCAGCGGCTATCGCCGCAGTGAAGGCGATAACCTTGACCAGCAGCGCGTGGCCACCGACCAATCGACGCGGATTGCCGCCAAAAAGGCCACGGCCAATATTCTCACGACCTCGCAGATTATCGACCTGAAGCACGCCCCATGGCGCAATCCCACGACCCGGTCTGAGGCCGTTGCCGCCCGTGATGCCCTGCTCATCTGCCTGTTGGTGGACTTGGGCTTGCGCTGTGGGGAAGTCGCCTTGCTGATTGGGATTGCCAATCTCTCACCCCACGACTTGCGCCACTCGTGGGCGACCCGCCTCGCCCAGTTGCAGGTGCCGATTCAGGCGCTGCGGGATGCCGGCGGCTGGTCGAATTTTGCCATGCCAGGGCGCTATGTGGCCCAGCAAGCCATCGCCAATGATCGCATTCCCTTGGCCAATGATTTGGTGGCGGAAAGCGCGGCTACTGAGGAGCAGGCATAAGACGCGGCCCACGTATGCACGGCTTGCTGCCATGCAGCGGTGATGCTACACTAGGACGAGCATCCGGAACGCTGTTCAGAAGGAGCGACTCACTATGACCTTAACTCGTGATACGACCGCAGCGGCTGCCGC
Coding sequences within it:
- a CDS encoding tyrosine-type recombinase/integrase; protein product: MLTEGYAIGTINMRLATVRTYARLAHLAGVIPADTYSRIRALSGYRRSEGDNLDQQRVATDQSTRIAAKKATANILTTSQIIDLKHAPWRNPTTRSEAVAARDALLICLLVDLGLRCGEVALLIGIANLSPHDLRHSWATRLAQLQVPIQALRDAGGWSNFAMPGRYVAQQAIANDRIPLANDLVAESAATEEQA